A segment of the Sander lucioperca isolate FBNREF2018 chromosome 7, SLUC_FBN_1.2, whole genome shotgun sequence genome:
GAATGGAAATAATGTCTTTGTTCTTTCATCGTTCTATCTAGAGCGTTACTTTGTTTTGAGTATATGCTGTCTGGCTTCACTGGAGACAGGACTGGAGATTATGCTGTTGATATTCCAGTCATGTAACAGCCATCATCATATTCAAGTACTGTAAGAGGCGAGGTCAAATGCTACACAGTGATTCCCCCTATACAAACCATAAAGCACACAATGGTGCGGCAAAAAGTGTAAGGGAACGGTTGTCATTATAAACGGAAGAGCAGGCTCACCCCAGGACTTTGCCTATGCAGTTCACAGAAACAGCAGGacaggaagaaaagaaagagaggtaTTTTGCAATAAATTATTTGGACTTAAACTGCGTACAGTACCCTGTGATAGGATTCAGGCTTTGCTTGGTGTCCACATAAAGCCAAGCAATCTGgtcataaataaaatagatgTCGCCCTGCCTCTTTGATTGCTATTTCATCGCCATTACATGGTGAAACAACTGAGAAGCTACAGTTAGTCTTGAGAATACTGTAGAAGGATATGATTTGACTAGTCATACATTTTGAATGAATATTCATTTTCTGTAGCACTGTCCCACCAAAGTTTCAACATCAATCTACTACAGCCCATGACTAATTTCATGTGTAATACtaaattaaacatttagttACTCTCTTGTTATCACATTCTCCTCATCCCTGGTTGAATTTTGAagattttaaagataatttaaaGATTGTACAAAAGGCACTTATGACCTACAgggaaatgaaagaaaagacaaagcAAACGTGGAccacaaaaaatattttaagatcGTATTAAGGTTAATTCAGGTTAATTATGTTAAGGCAGAGCATTATATATTTAAACTCCTCCATGCAAGCAGAGACTGCACAATATTTAGACAGAAAacatctgtacaaaatgtcccTGCACCTCTTCAGTGGTAGTGATTATCAAATGACCCATTTCGTTGACAAACTTAACCTAAATAAGGTGTTGCTCAAGATCTGTTTGTACACAGTGTGACAAAAAGAAATACTCCATCTGTTGACGCTATTAGGTGTAATTTTTACCCTCTTGTGCCTAATGATCCATATGCAAGCTGTGTGAGcgcttaagtgtgtgtgtgtgtgtgtatgtgtgtgtgtgtgtgtgtgtgtgtgtgtgtgtgtgtgtgtgtgtgtgtggcccccTTCAGGCATTGCATGGGTGCAGATCTACATGTCTttaacctctctttctctctctgtgtaaatGCTAAAAGAGGCCTGGGGGCTTTCTGTAGGCTGAAACACTGTGCTGGAGGCTGTGGACCTCACTATATTCAGAGAAACACAATCTCTTAGACTTCTGTAGAAGCTCCTATAGTGTGGCTGTGAACCCTCCTCCTTCTTGTTGTACCCTTTTAGGCTTTCTTTTACATAGCCAGAAGGAATCTGATTGTTGGTTTTATtctgaaagaccacatggtATTCTTGTGAGTCAGGCTTCTTCATGCTGAGCCCTTCAGAACAAGCAATAATTACAAAAATATGCACACAGCCTGTGTAGACTGAGGCCAAGTAAACTCTCTAATCCTCTCTCTACTTTTACAGTGATTATAAAGAGTATGAGACATTCCACTGAATTGAATAACATATTTGTACAATATAAACTTCAAACAacgtatttgttattttttgcaATGATCTTGATGTTATTCTTGGTAATTATGAATTAATATTAAAAACGCTTCATTTGATAATTTGTGtttcattaataattaattaaattgcTACTATTTTTATAAACATAACTTCAATCATCTCTTGCTTAAATGCTCACATCCTATTCACAAGTTGTCATTGCCATTGTAATTAGGTCTACTTCTTTTTGCTACGTTAATGAGTGTTATATCTCAAAGTATACTGGCAAGTTTAAACATCCACCTACAGTTTCTGCTGTGAGGAGAGGATAGCGAGGATATGCACTGATTGTTCTGTAATCTTACAGCATATACTGTAGAGCCAAATTGTAGAGTACAACAACAGACGGACGATGTGATACATTTAAGGGGCTAATACATTTTAGGGGAAAACAATGtcataagaaaaaaacatgcaatgAGGAGCACAGGATGTGGGCTTTGCTTTGATTAAAAGAGCAAGGTGTAGAATAAAGGCCAGTTAAAGTGTTGTGTCCATATGGCCCAGAAGCCCCGAGGCTGTCGGCCTACACTGGGGGCCTCGGCACTCTTCCCTCTCCATGGGACCCCAGCTGGTGAAACAAACCCCATTTACTTTCCTGTGCTGCCTCAGCCACCATTATGGACCTTGGCTGTGGCTCAGCCACTCTGCCATAATTAACAGCACCAATGCAACAACAATTACAGCCCCGCACTGCATATACACTATGAATCAAAGAAAGAGCTAATAGGAACAAAACAGAGTGAGCCATAAGAAGCTTGAGATGATTGCTGTTCTTTCGAAtggaataaaaagtaaaatcgTTGTGCTCCAAGCCCACAATCATTAGTCTGTAATTAGTTTACACAAAGCTCTCAGTTAAATGGCAAAATACGGTAATTAACACATGACAGAAAATCAAAGGCTACTTTGTAAGCATATGAGAAATAAGAGCCAGGGGCTCAGAAGCTGTGTACAGATTGTGTCTGTATGAAATGAATGGTTTACCAATGATTAAgtgcattttatttgttttgaataGGTCTGAgattaaatctaaatttaaggGTAAAGCAAATGTTGATTTTTTATTGAATATTCACAATGTCACACTTTTAACACTCCACACTGTATTTGTACTAAATGTTCTCTTTACAAATGGCTCACACCCATCCAATACGTGTTATGGACAGACACAGAAAGCTCAATGTTGTAATGCTAGAGCAGAAAATCAAAGCATCAGCTGCAATTTAGGATTTAAGTGTTTAGTGTCATTTGTACTTTGATATACTTTCAACTAGTTTTTGTAATACAAATTAAATCCGATGTGAATCTGTGTGACGTTAATCCGCACAATagttttataaaaatatatacacatacagagaaaaaaatgctctgttgactagaatgtctgtactgtgatTTAATTATCCCTGCCAGGTGAGTTAGGGCATTACTACCATTGGACAGGCTTTTGTTCTCTCCAACACACCGACACTAGTTGATGTATGTGCCTCAGAGAATGGATAATGGCTGTGTGTATAAACAGATATTTTATCTATTGATTTAATGTTCTGTCTCTGGAGACGATGCTGAAAATACTGTACTACGGGGACCAGCACTGTGACTCACTCTACTCTGGGCTAAATGATGGCAACTCTCTGACCCCACTGTGACCTATGCTTTTGTTCATTCAATGACAGATGTGAATCTAACCCTTTTTTTAAGCTGTCTCATCTCAAGAACGAGCATAATCTCCTTTTTAATATCTAGATATTACTGTAATGTTATCTGTTAAGTATCTAGTTGTTACCATGTTAACTTTAAATGGCCGATCCCTCATTGGTATGagtgtaataataatagcaataaactttatttgtattgGACTTTTCTAAAACCAGTGCTTTGGAGTGAGCCATAAAAATAAGCCATAATAgtaaaaaaacatcaatttaGGGAGAAGTAAtaaggtaaataaataaataaaaacccaAACCAAAATTCAAGcaaattcaataaaacattGCATAAAAGTAAGTGTATAAAATTTCCCTTAAGAAGTGGTCCTATAGTTTATGACAGGGAGGGAATGTTGAATCCTCACATCTTACCTGAATCCATTCTGTGTTCCATAGCTCAGGACCATAACGATGGTATTCCTGCAGGGCCCAGTTATAGCAGCTAAGATAGCATATATCACAGTATGCTGTGCCACGGCCATCATGCTCAGAGTCCATCTTGAAGAGCCAGCGCTGCACATCAATGTTTTGAGTCATGATCCGAGCCAGTGTTTCATGAAGCTAAACCATGAGAGAGACATGTGAAAAACAAACttataatataattaattataaataaaagttaaaaaaaagtgttctgTGTTATCAGGCAGTGGTCAAAATACCTCATGCTGTAATAGAGTCTGTGCATACAATTGTGGTTTTGATCTCTGACCTGGTTTAGCGAGTAGATGTCTCCTTGACCAGGGGGTACATCAACCTCTGCCCCAGCGAAGATCCTCCTCCCTCCAGACTTGGTGCTGTAGAGCTGTGCAATAGCTGGTTCTGGAGCCAGGATTGGCACTCCTAGCTCATCAGCCACTGCCAGGTCATCCTCATGGGCTACTCCACCCACAATATAGGCCTGCTTCCCCTGGATCAGGTTCCTGATGCGCTTCAGGGTGCGTGGACTGTACTTTAGCAGTGTAGACAGGCACATGTTATGGGTCTGGAAGAGAAGATGGGGAAAAAGATTTCTGCTGCAGCTAAGATGTCTAAATGTGTCTTCCAAGGGTTGTTTCTTGACCTGATTTATCACTGTGTACACACAACAGATCTATTATTGTAATAGCCAGCAGGGTTGTAACCTCTCCTGTATTCTAGCAGGTTGAATTGATAAAAGCTGCCTGTGGGAGGCTTACGCTATCCTTCACATCTTTAATGTGTGCTAGCAATGAGCTCCTTGggaatataactaattacttcaCATCTGTATTTATTTGATCCACATGGAATTATCCCTTCTGTCACTGGCAGAATGTGCTGCCAGCCATGGGTACCAGTGATTCATCTCAGCAACACGTCTggcacagtttaacaacaaaacagcaGGAAAATCAATAGAAAGAAATGAAGAAGACCATGTCATGTTGCACATTCAATCTAGTGCAAAgggatataaaaaaaatggataGAATGGCTGGATGCAAAAAGACAATATAACAACACCTTCATTTTATTGTATGGAGGTAATCAAAACAATTcagatttaaaaacagttaataAAACCAACTAATATAAAATTTGATTATTTCTTGAACACCAGCTAGAGACCACTAATGTAAGAGccattttgtattgtttacaattttttggtattttattCTTATTTCAAAAGTAAATTGTTGTCAGAGACATTAGAATTCAGGTAATTGGTCATGTTGCACAATGTGCTCTGATGTGTGTTTTGCCCTATTCCGACTCACGCTACACTAGCCTAATCTGCTAGTGGAAAAGTTTGAGTTGGTTTCTTTAAGTGAAGTTAGTGTAAGTTAGACTTCAACGGAGCAGGATGGGAGCAACCATTTTTCTGACCGCTGTCTGTAGACTGTATTTTTGGTTCTGGCAAAGTCAATTTCCTCATCTTTATTTTTGATCCAATCCATGGAATAAACCGTTTTTCACTTTCTACGAGCCTGGACCTCTTTGGATAGCCTTGCATGTTGAAGTTGGACATGGTGGTCTACATGAGTCAGAACCCTTTACATCCTGTAAGAAGTGGCGAGGAAGGTTTTTAGCAAGTTGTCACTACAATTAATGTACATGTATTTTAATTAAGTATAACTTCACATAGCTGTAGTGTGTTTACTTCGAAATAACACAGATGTTTAATTTCAAAAGTAGTAAAAttaatgaaaaatattaaacacaCAGAGGGTAACTCTCAAACGACAACTGTGTAATAATCTCCTCTAGTACCCTCTAGAGGAGAATTCATAAACTACAGATGCTTGTAGCATCTCTACAGTACAATACAATCGATGCCTCTACAGTAAATTCTAAGATCCTGCTGAGATGTGGAAGGCATTGTCAGGGTTTTATCTTTAAAGATTACATCTGTGCACAAGATGTTAATGTGATTGACCTTACCGGAAAATAATCTACAGCCTCAGGTGTGAGGATGATGAAGCGTCTGACAGAGGAGGATGAGGCCTGAGGGGTCCCGGTATCATCCTCGTCTGTGGCTCCATCACACTTCAAGAGGCTGGTGTAATAGTGCAAAATGTCTTCCCCCAGATGCCGCGGACATACGTAGATCACCTCCACATTTTCATCTTAAAATATACAAAGAGTAAATTACATGTTTACAGAAAAGCAGAGAAAGTTAATATATGTATATGGGGGTGCGGCTGTGAAAAGCTCCTACCTCTAATATCACACACTCTGCTTATTTGGATGTTCTGTAAGATGTCAAATCCCCTCAGGTTCATTCGCTGGCTCTGAGAGTATCCTGTCAGAACAAGTTTCACAAAAGTCTGCACAATACTTTGAAAGAGATAGAGATTCATATCATCTCTAACTGGCTTTATTAAAATCTGTTGCTCTATACAACTACAACCCTTAGATGTGCGCTACTAGACTTGGGGGATGTCTAGTCACACAGTAGTGCAATCTGataattaatttagattaataaCTAGCAGGTGCAGCGTCTGTCATGTGCTGGGCGTCCTGTTGCACCATGTACAGCCAGTACTGAACTACATCGAGTGGTACCTCCAGGATTTTACTCTATGTCTATCTGGATTTCTGCCTGAGAGGGAATCCTCAACTGAATCAAGGTAATTAAATGATTGGATCCATGCTAATTAACAACAATGGGGTTCAACTTTCTAATTATCCTTGTTCACACAGCACTCTCTGTAGCCACCCCAAGTGCAAATAAAGCATTCCATCTGCTAGTGATTAGGCTTAATAATTTTAGACAATCGCTCAGTGATTTACAATGCACATGCCTGATTACAGTCTAAATGTGAGTGCCATGGTGAAATTAGAACAAGAACAGATCATAGCTTGCGCTCTATGTCTAGTGCAAAAACACAGcagcttcttcctcttttttggTGTGTTCTTTTTTGCACAGCAATAAAATAAGACCTTTGTGCCTCTTGCAAATATTCAACATAATGGCTTTTCATTAGCTTAATCTGCAAATTAAATGGCGATTGAGACTAAATTGTTCAGTTCCCTGGCATGGGGACTGTCATCATCCTGTGAGTGCTTTCCTGCAGAGAGTCATTTGAACGAGACAGAGTGCCTCCACCAGGGCCACAGACTGGGGCAGCGGAGTGGTGAGACAGGGGATGACTGCTGCTGgatcagatgtgtgtgtgtgcagcaggcAGAGAAAGCTACCTAATGAAGGGATGTGGATAATGGTCCTCTTGGAGGACTGGGTGTGTTTCCAGTTGGCTGCCAGATGCTGGGGATGGAGAAAAGGAGTGATCAGAGAGGGGACTGCTTGAACgcgtacgtacacacacacacacacacacacacccacacacacacacacacacacacacacacacacacacacacacacacacacacacacacacacacacacaaatcatcaCTGCATAGCTAAAACACATCAAGCCAATCTCTCTCTGGGCTAACAGAAGCAAACCAAGCATAAAATACCACCTTAATTAAATTAAGCGTTTACTTCAGAAACATCTTCTCACAATTAATTCAATCAGCAAGGTACATGATGCTACTGCCAGGGGAAGATTAGCAGGCTTAATTAACAGGGTATGAATGTTTAAAGAGTGAGAACATACATTTAgtgcatgtatacacacacagcgATGTTAAAACTAAATGAACTTGTAGGCACTAATTAATATTGTGCCAGTGCTCTAAAAGATGTTCAACCCAGATGACAGCACAGACATGACATCTACGCTGAATGGGGAAGAATGTACAGAACATGCATCTAGGAAAATTGTGCTTTCATACCGCTCTCTTGGAGAGAagcagatttttatttattgagtttAAGATTGCAAGGTTCCGCTATGGCAGAAAGAAGTTAAAAATATTTGTAGTAATGTAGTAAATTTGTCTTCACATCTCCCAGGGAatctaaaatgtctaaaataagATTAAATTGCATTCATAAATGAAATCAGTTTTGgtatgttttatgtttcaaacattttttttttaaccaatagCTCCACGTGTCCCACTCAACTATAAACCTTACATTTTGCCACTGCATTCACAATAATTTCAGTTGCAAAACAATAATTTTCCTTTTAcaatctgttttcattttaaaacctAATATCACCAcaacacattttttaatttaaatatttaaaccaTTTATAATATTTAGCACGCCATTATATATTTAGCTACTGTTACATTTACCGTAATTGGCCACTGGAATGGATTGGGTACCTTTTTTTGCCCTTGATCTCCAGCCCTCACTGTTTTTCCATTTGTCTTCTTGTGCTATTAATGTGGCTGCAGTTTTACTAATAAGTTAAGAATAGTTTTACTATTCATCTGTCTCACTCTTTCTGCTGTTCTCTACTGTTCATCTGTCTTACTTTTTCTTTGTGCTGTTCCCCTCTGTTTATCTAAGTCCTCTgatgttttatgtttattttgctTCTTCCTGTTGTTCTACTCTGTTCATCTGTCTCACTGCTCCCCTCTGctgttctgtgttttctgttacTCTTAAACTAGAAGTACTAAAGCAGCAGTTTTTTGGTAAAGTTACATACCATGATTTATTGTCCCTGCATTTTTATTGACATGGCATTGCCCATTTCTGTCCTTACTTGTACTCTTGACACCTCTAAATGGATGTTGCTCAAACACAGGTTTTGATTGGCCCTCTGtaaaacactgacatttttgACTAATGGGATCTAGAACTTTATAGTAACAAGCTGAAATGTAGAaacatactttttcttttagcctaaacaatatttttcaacaatgaagttttttttttttcaacggtGTCAAAcggttttatttaaattttaaaacacacaagcacaaagTAACATTCAAATACTATGCAGATAATTTAGTTTTGATAACAAACGATAATATCTGAGACGGAaccatacatatacacatttaaGATTTGTcttatttgatttaatttagAAGTCATAATATTGGGGAGAAACAAATGCAAGCTTTAAAAAGGTGAGAGAGCAACATtaaatcagagagagagaaaaagaaagcacaCATTGAATATAAGAAACATCACCTGGGCTCTGCTGCGGTAATTCTCCAGTTGTCTGAAACGCCGGGCCTGCAGGGCCTTCCTGACACGAAGCATCTGAGTGTGCATCAACCATGAGATAGCGATGGTGCCTGCCGCCCACTTGCGGCGGCAGTGGCGCAGGTAGGCAGTCTGGGCTAAGTAGCGCCTCCAGCAGGACTGGATGTGGATGGCAGCTGCGTCAATGCCCCCCTCTCCCTTGTAGCGCTGACCTGGGCGTAAGACCAGACCCAATACCTCCTCCCAGTTTTCAAGCACTGAGAAGAGGCCGATCACTGGAGGAGCCTTTCTCCAACCATTATCCCAACCATGGCCAAACTCCACTAGCCGTTCCCCGCTCACTTTGGCTAGAGGAACAGCAAAGTCCCTGAGCAGCTTTTCCAGGGCCTCCAGAGCATCTACCACACTGCTCCAGCACAAGCTAAAGCTCTGCTtgaaatgacagaaatctgtcgCCATTGAGTTGATCCGTCCCTTTATGATGGTAAAGGGGTATTTGCTGATGTTTACTGGAACTTGCACAGGTAGATTCTACAGAAAATAGGGAAACAAAAGAGGCAAACAACCTAGACTTTAATAATACAGCTAGCTTAGCAATAAGGAATTTACATATTGTCTTTGATCACCTTCTCTTTCTTGACTTAATTTAACATCTATTTAAAACTATTACAGTATCCTTACCTCAGGGCTTTTAGGGATAAGATCGTTGATGCCTTGCATCATAAACCTGTGGTCCACGCTCTTGGAGGTTGTAGAGGGAGGCGGTGTCTTGGTGGTCCAGAGGGGTGTGCATTCTCTGCCTATTCTTTCGCAGGTGGATCCAGGTTCTGTTTCCCATTTCA
Coding sequences within it:
- the iqch gene encoding IQ motif-containing protein H isoform X3 — encoded protein: MQPKFGISLPDFHKRSTNAAKHHRIIPGPVVSLPTIEPKGRHSLAMPEEDMRTMPDTSLLHMSIQHKAASLHPREDSYSSKTGLIGSKSRCHKQLKWETEPGSTCERIGRECTPLWTTKTPPPSTTSKSVDHRFMMQGINDLIPKSPENLPVQVPVNISKYPFTIIKGRINSMATDFCHFKQSFSLCWSSVVDALEALEKLLRDFAVPLAKVSGERLVEFGHGWDNGWRKAPPVIGLFSVLENWEEVLGLVLRPGQRYKGEGGIDAAAIHIQSCWRRYLAQTAYLRHCRRKWAAGTIAISWLMHTQMLRVRKALQARRFRQLENYRSRAQHLAANWKHTQSSKRTIIHIPSLGYSQSQRMNLRGFDILQNIQISRVCDIRDENVEVIYVCPRHLGEDILHYYTSLLKCDGATDEDDTGTPQASSSSVRRFIILTPEAVDYFPTHNMCLSTLLKYSPRTLKRIRNLIQGKQAYIVGGVAHEDDLAVADELGVPILAPEPAIAQLYSTKSGGRRIFAGAEVDVPPGQGDIYSLNQLHETLARIMTQNIDVQRWLFKMDSEHDGRGTAYCDICYLSCYNWALQEYHRYGPELWNTEWIQESVLLRYLDEIPEWLARYGQPAKTSCYPSWACFLKTFLRQGGVVEAYPPSDSVTCLTVDLLLEPGGEVTMLSCGDQLHGSCQLEAIGSTVPQTSVRPEILQSICMRVGQACLKRLIVGYVSVDLATFLNRNTMEQKVWAIDLDLTYSDQLAMTQLLLMMTGGTLNCHTGCLEVPTPITEKCCEHQIAAKPPVVNRYAVIGSHMFHSNLSMLYHNVFFMVCKAHGIGFNMKRKQGTVFTVYDSSERCTIGMITVSEDLQGALLTFARNLSDIHQEISPSKMQGDTNFKELIKEIEDVLQMTVQNKMRAVEDKLAA
- the iqch gene encoding IQ motif-containing protein H isoform X4 — encoded protein: MSSLRYRDTIQQMSDTLKHEDKLGAVLFQVQEDLRQLKCSLENITINERGKTLDIQALDAAIGKTESSIRKHAEDYLKTVTKQLLVLPRIEDLQQKKQIPKWKPALESIPDVRPPREDLQGTSPGKKHKSALTTHLLSNPAHPNNRAIMQPKFGISLPDFHKRSTNAAKHHRIIPGPVVSLPTIEPKGRHSLAMPEEDMRTMPDTSLLHMSIQHKAASLHPREDSYSSKTGLIGSKSRCHKQLKWETEPGSTCERIGRECTPLWTTKTPPPSTTSKSVDHRFMMQGINDLIPKSPENLPVQVPVNISKYPFTIIKGRINSMATDFCHFKQSFSLCWSSVVDALEALEKLLRDFAVPLAKVSGERLVEFGHGWDNGWRKAPPVIGLFSVLENWEEVLGLVLRPGQRYKGEGGIDAAAIHIQSCWRRYLAQTAYLRHCRRKWAAGTIAISWLMHTQMLRVRKALQARRFRQLENYRSRAQHLAANWKHTQSSKRTIIHIPSLGYSQSQRMNLRGFDILQNIQISRVCDIRDENVEVIYVCPRHLGEDILHYYTSLLKCDGATDEDDTGTPQASSSSVRRFIILTPEAVDYFPTHNMCLSTLLKYSPRTLKRIRNLIQGKQAYIVGGVAHEDDLAVADELGVPILAPEPAIAQLYSTKSGGRRIFAGAEVDVPPGQGDIYSLNQLHETLARIMTQNIDVQRWLFKMDSEHDGRGTAYCDICYLSCYNWALQEYHRYGPELWNTEWIQESVLLRYLDEIPEWLARYGQPAKTSCYPSWACFLKTFLRQGGVVEAYPPSDSVTCLTVDLLLEPGGEVTMLSCGDQLHGSCQLEAIGSTVPQTSVRPEILQSICMRVGQACLKRLIVGYVSVDLATFLNRNTMEQKD